The proteins below are encoded in one region of Brassica napus cultivar Da-Ae chromosome A6, Da-Ae, whole genome shotgun sequence:
- the LOC125575836 gene encoding uncharacterized protein LOC125575836 produces MALAATAAAEEARMRPIVHTEDPETGEETDPTERVSALARIGTIPEHTTDPVADPSRIPAKKRLGRPPLNKNPLGVIAGTNTKKRRVTQIRISPKRRNAPASSTRGATAKRLKGATQGGQAPKSQPPTKIIPGMTVQRLREIHKRFSPDITFLSETKNPNDFVLRKCSSLEYPNSFLVPPTGHGAGVRRQLWSDLTALTTSRDSPWFVSGDFNDILSNQEKTGGRTRSEASFIDFRTFMSECDLFDLPHTGDFLSWRGVRGSNENESDVVRCRLDRSVANSHWFDIFHSGCVEYLMYEGSDHKPILTCFDLNRKRGKGLFRFDRRLKDNPEIKALVEQTWKRARNSSVQTKIAMVRTAIVRWSKEQQRNNKILINKWKEELEQAMISTTNDETLLNRINADLKAAYLAEESFWKQRSRNLWLSLGDRNSGYFHAVTKGRKAKNNFSVMENAEGNPVFTEKEITGTIVEYFKKLFKTVRGDRRQIVTEALTNKISPETNQELISIPTASEIYLALLAIHPDKAPGPDGFSASFFQANWSTIGADIVVEIQSFFSSGVMPRSLNHTHVRLIPKTTGAQAVSDYRPIALCNVYYKIISKLLGNRLRKVLPDLISENQSAFVQGRAITDNILISHEFLHYLKTSTASKRCSMAVKTDMSKAYDRLEWDFIEEVMIHLGFHTTWINWIMQCVRTISYSFLINESALGKAQVEKKMLGIRVATQSPRVNHLLFADDTFFFCRTNAKSVSTLQHILSEYEKASGQKINHQKSGITFSSRTPSELKEKIKAELNIQSCSFGRGVPEHFGRKKRDLFTSIVDKIIQRAKGWNTRFLSTAGKMTMLNSVLSAIPNHSMQCFKLPLSLCKRIQSALTRFWWDSNTGARKMSWIAWNTMTRAKKDGGLGFRDIQCFNDALLAKLSWRIIKSPSCLLARVLRGKYFHDQDFLQVSPPGSCSHGWRGILIGRDLLKQHLGWAIGNGEKVMAWNDDWLSPSDMKRPMGPVPENELNLKVADLISTDSKDWDKQKVERSFPFLMGNILSIKTSKWGGEDKQIWLRHNTGAYSTKTGYHSALEKQQANEEQGTPNTKDWMKEVWKIQTAPKLKLFIWKIKHRALPVGESLEARQILAGSKCIHCDGVETISHLFFQCPYAKKVWDLVPFSGGFIPMPLNNFDVEWKKLLQAVVLPPTGLGSCPLAPWTLWAIWSARNQKLFQKRVFSEQETITKAIVDAKEWMEAQLPAIPTSQKKISTHDRGGFEVICRSDAAWKKESQAAGLAWSFYRNQSERISSHNQSSAFVISSLVAEGLAIRAAMEHAIALQMRNVLFESDSLQLVTAIAEGSSYSDLHGIISDIYLLSNCFDSVSLRFCRRECLVFEDSVAKKTLSDFCVNQEAIPALV; encoded by the exons ATGGCATTGGCAGCCACAGCAGCTGCAGAAGAAGCTCGAATGAGGCCCATAGTACATACTGAAGATCCAGAGACTGGTGAGGAAACTGATCCCACCGAACGTGTCTCTGCCCTCGCTAGGATTGGAACTATCCCTGAGCATACAACAGATCCAGTAGCAGATCCCAGCAGAATCCCTGCAAAAAAAAGATTAGGAAGACCACCTTTAAATAAAAACCCATTGGGAGTAATTGCAGGAACTAACACAAAGAAAAGAAGGGTTACACAGATAAGAATATCGCCTAAGAGACGAAATGCACCAGCATCCTCTACACGGGGAGCTACAGCAAAAAGACTTAAAGGCGCCACACAAGGGGGTCAAGCTCCTAAATCTCAACCTCCAACCAAGATCATCCCGGGAATG ACAGTCCAGAGACTAAGAGAGATACACAAGCGGTTCTCTCCTGATATTACATTCCTCTCGGAGACTAAGAATCCCAACGACTTCGTCCTCCGCAAATGTTCTTCGTTGGAGTATCCTAATTCGTTTCTTGTACCACCCACTGGCCATGGCGCTGGGG TGAGAAGACAACTATGGTCTGACCTTACTGCTCTAACAACCTCCAGAGACTCTCCTTGGTTTGTCTCTGGTGACTTCAATGATATACTAAGTAATCAAGAAAAGACGGGTGGACGCACCAGATCAGAAGCATCTTTCATCGATTTCAGAACCTTTATGTCCGAGTGTGACCTTTTCGATCTCCCCCACACAGGAGATTTCCTATCTTGGAGAGGGGTCAGGGGAAGCAATGAAAATGAGAGCGACGTAGTTCGATGCCGGCTAGACCGCTCTGTTGCTAATAGCCATTGGTTTGATATCTTCCACTCAGGCTGTGTGGAGTATCTCATGTACGAAGGATCTGATCATAAACCTATTCTGACCTGCTTCGATCTAAACAGGAAGAGAGGAAAGGGTCTATTCAGGTTTGATAGAAGGCTTAAAGATAATCCCGAGATCAAAGCTCTAGTCGAACAGACCTGGAAACGAGCTAGAAACAGTTCCGTTCAAACAAAGATAGCAATGGTTAGAACAGCAATCGTCCGTTGGAGCAAAGAACaacaaagaaacaacaaaatcCTCATTAATAAGTGGAAAGAGGAGCTGGAGCAAGCTATGATAAGCACCACAAATGATGAAACTCTTCTAAACAGGATTAATGCTGACCTGAAAGCGGCCTACCTTGCTGAAGAATCTTTTTGGAAGCAACGAAGTAGAAACCTATGGCTTAGCTTGGGAGACAGGAATTCAGGCTACTTCCATGCTGTCACAAAAGGGAGgaaagcaaaaaataatttctCTGTTATGGAAAATGCAGAAGGAAATCCTGTTTTTACCGAGAAAGAGATCACAGGGACTATAGTAGAGTACTTCAAGAAACTTTTCAAAACAGTCCGGGGTGATAGAAGACAAATTGTGACAGAAGCTCTCACCAACAAAATCTCGCCAGAAACAAATCAAGAACTTATCTCCATTCCAACGGCTTCCGAAATCTACTTGGCTCTACTTGCTATCCATCCGGACAAAGCTCCTGGTCCGGATGGCTTCTCAGCAAGTTTCTTCCAAGCGAATTGGAGTACTATTGGCGCAGACATAGTTGTCGAGATTCAGAGCTTTTTCTCCTCCGGTGTAATGCCGAGATCTTTAAATCATACACATGTTCGACTGATTCCTAAGACCACTGGTGCTCAAGCAGTTTCAGATTATAGACCAATTGCGCTATGCAATGTCTATTACAAAATAATCTCTAAACTGCTAGGCAACAGGCTCCGAAAGGTGTTACCGGACTTGATCTCTGAGAATCAATCCGCCTTCGTCCAAGGAAGAGCCATAACGGACAACATTCTGATTTCACACGAATTTCTGCACTACCTAAAGACTTCTACAGCATCGAAGCGATGCTCCATGGCAGTGAAAACTGACATGAGCAAAGCTTATGACCGATTGGAGTGGGACTTTATTGAAGAAGTGATGATCCACCTTGGTTTCCATACCACCTGGATAAATTGGATTATGCAATGCGTGAGGACAATATCCTATTCCTTCCTGATCAACGAATCTGCATTAGG GAAGGCACAAGTAGAGAAAAAGATGCTGGGAATTCGCGTGGCAACCCAAAGTCCAAGAGTCAATCATCTTCTCTTCGCGGATGACACCTTCTTCTTCTGTAGAACAAACGCCAAAAGTGTCTCAACCTTGCAGCATATTCTGTCTGAGTACGAAAAAGCTTCTGGTCAAAAAATTAACCACCAGAAATCGGGCATTACCTTCTCGAGCAGAACCCCTTCTGAActtaaagagaaaataaaagctGAACTCAACATTCAAA GTTGTTCTTTCGGAAGAGGAGTGCCTGAACACTTTGGGCGCAAGAAGCGAGACCTCTTTACTTCCATTGTCGACAAGATCATACAAAGAGCTAAAGGATGGAATACACGTTTCCTCTCAACTGCCGGGAAAATGACCATGTTAAACAGCGTCCTCTCTGCCATCCCTAATCATTCAATGCAATGTTTTAAACTACCACTCTCATTATGCAAAAGGATCCAATCAGCTTTAACGAGATTTTGGTGGGACTCAAACACAGGAGCTCGGAAAATGTCTTGGATAGCTTGGAATACAATGACGAGAGCTAAGAAAGATGGAGGTTTAGGCTTTAGGGATATACAATGCTTCAATGATGCTCTACTGGCCAAGCTCAGCTGGCGCATAATTAAATCACCATCCTGCCTGCTTGCTCGGGTCCTTCGAGGAAAGTACTTTCACGACCAAGACTTCCTCCAAGTCTCACCTCCAGGTAGTTGCTCACATGGCTGGAGAGGAATACTAATAGGCAGAGACCTCCTAAAGCAACATCTAGGATGGGCCATTGGAAACGGAGAAAAAGTTATGGCGTGGAATGATGATTGGCTGTCTCCTTCAGATATGAAACGTCCAATGGGGCCAGTCCCAGAGAATGAACTAAACCTTAAAGTTGCAGATTTGATCTCAACTGATTCAAAGGACTGGGATAAACAGAAGGTTGAGAGATCGTTCCCTTTTCTCATGGGAAACATTCTCAGTATCAAAACAAGCAAGTGGGGAGGAGAGGATAAGCAAATTTGGTTAAGGCACAACACGGGAGCTTATTCTACAAAGACAGGATATCACTCAGCACTGGAAAAACAACAAGCTAATGAAGAGCAGGGAACACCAAATACAAAAGACTGGATGAAAGAGGTATGGAAAATACAAACTGCTCCTAAACTCAAACTATTTATCTGGAAAATCAAACACAGAGCACTTCCAGTAGGAGAGAGTTTAGAGGCACGACAAATCCTAGCAGGGTCTAAGTGTATTCATTGTGATGGTGTAGAAACTATCTCACATTTGTTCTTCCAGTGTCCCTATGCAAAAAAGGTTTGGGATTTAGTACCTTTCTCTGGCGGTTTTATACCAATGCCTCTGAACAATTTTGATGTGGAATGGAAGAAACTCCTCCAGGCAGTGGTCCTCCCTCCTACAGGTCTTGGAAGCTGCCCATTAGCACCTTGGACTCTTTGGGCTATTTGGTCTGCACGCAACCaaaaactttttcaaaaaagagTGTTTTCGGAACAGGAAACAATAACAAAAGCTATTGTGGATGCAAAAGAATGGATGGAAGCCCAGTTACCTGCAATACCAACCTCCCAGAAGAAGATATCGACACATGACAGGGGTGGTTTTGAAGTGATCTGCAGATCAGATGCAGCATGGAAGAAAGAAAGTCAGGCCGCAGGACTAGCCTGGAGTTTCTATCGAAATCAGAGTGAGAGAATCAGCTCTCACAATCAATCATCAGCGTTTGTGATATCGTCCCTCGTGGCTGAAGGACTAGCAATTCGCGCAGCGATGGAACACGCAATCGCTCTCCAGATGAGAAATGTTTTATTTGAATCAGATTCCCTGCAATTGGTGACGGCAATCGCAGAAGGATCAAGTTATTCCGATCTTCACGGCATCATCTCGGATATCTATCTACTCTCTAATTGCTTTGATTCAGTTTCCCTTAGATTTTGTCGTCGAGAATGTTTAGTCTTCGAAGACTCTGTAGCGAAAAAAACCCTTTCAGACTTCTGTGTAAACCAGGAGGCCATACCGGCACTGGTTTAA
- the LOC125575837 gene encoding uncharacterized protein LOC125575837: MPPPELKADGTVRFPWAARLGPQSRNLYRAASPTYRLDEGSFKIPEVSTLPVWVTLKDIPDCCYSRLGISHVASGLGEPILTHKPRLDPTNMGEAKVLVEMELDKDFPKLITLDDKQGNIFLVQVDYTWIPTTCERCGCLGHKEKRCLQPPKVPENSTLPSNSVAISADVPVVDIDIIIHQNENDAPSTSTFQQKELNDQETTTSKVAPSSGSDFVTDHEPLFVSSDVSTESQVAPAASPSLITSTAILADVLSAHAATTTPIMETVPSNNIIKEVQKTSVVDPVTTTPNANTFESPSCFSVLGDVDEAEIEPMGSLSLTRGGRETKPPIKYQDLEWKTLQGRGKHGPRGRGSKR, translated from the exons ATGCCACCTCCAGAGCTTAAAGCTGATGGCACTGTCCGCTTCCCATGGGCTGCAAGATTGGGTCCCCAATCACGCAATCTGTATCGGGCAGCTTCACCTACCTACCGACTCGATG AGGGTTCATTCAAAATTCCAGAAGTTTCAACTCTTCCGGTATGGGTGACTTTGAAGGACATTCCCGATTGCTGCTACTCTAGATTGGGTATTAGTCATGTTGCCTCTGGTCTCGGTGAGCCCATCTTAACACATAAACCTCGTCTAGATCCTACCAACATGGGTGAAGCCAAAGTATTGGTGGAAATGGAATTGGATAAGGACTTTCCAAAGCTTATAACTCTTGATGATAAACAAGGCAATATTTTTCTGGTTCAGGTTGACTATACTTGGATCCCTACTACATGTGAGAGGTGTGGGTGTTTAGGCCACAAAGAGAAGAGGTGCCTTCAGCCTCCCAAAGTTCCAGAAAATTCTACCTTGCCGTCAAATTCAGTGGCTATTAGTGCGGATGTACCTGTTGTGGATATTGACATTATTATTCATCAAAATGAGAATGATGCCCCATCTACTTCAACATTTCAACAAAAAGAGCTCAATGACCAAGAAACCACCACTTCTAAAGTTGCTCCAAGCTCAGGTTCGGATTTTGTTACTGATCATGAACCACTGTTTGTTTCCTCAGATGTTTCTACGGAAAGCCAAGTTGCACCTGCCGCATCGCCAAGCTTGATCACTTCTACCGCCATCTTAGCAGATGTTCTATCTGCTCATGCTGCCACTACAACACCCATTATGGAAACTGTTCCATCAAACAATATCATCAAGGAGGTCCAAAAAACCTCTGTTGTTGACCCCGTAACCACAACACCTAACGCTAATACATTCGAGAGTCCTTCTTGTTTCTCTGTGCTAGGTGACGTGGATGAAGCTGAGATAGAGCCAATGGGCTCTCTCAGCTTGACAAGAGGTGGGAGAGAGACAAAACCTCCCATCAAATACCAAGATTTGGAATGGAAGACATTACAAGGGAGAGGAAAACATGGTCCGCGTGGCCGTGGATCCAAACGCTAG
- the LOC106346556 gene encoding putative pentatricopeptide repeat-containing protein At1g13630, producing the protein MICRWIAFNPSKISRVLSPFSSLFSTKLSSSSVAKLDDEPLSATNFTSDQRDYFGHEILFGMKKIGFREYLHGGQFRSVASELRQVHVEEIMCELMGESPDLSVWFFKELKDVYGFRHSRLSSLLVSHILAGQRRFKELQVVVEELLREEGSGSASLLCELLLSTSFRKWESTNVVWDMLLFLSSRSKMVDDSLYILEKMRDLNLSVSTQAYNSILYNFRETDKMWDVYKAIESKNEHTYSTIVDGLCRQQKLEDAVSFLRDSEWKDIGPSVVSFNSIMSAYCKLGFVDTAKSFLCTVLKCGLVPSVHSHNILINGLCLAGSIGEALELAGDMSKHGVEPDTVTYNILAKGFHLLGMIKWVWEVIQQMLDKGLTPDVITYTILLCGHCQLGNIDKGLRLLKDMLSRGFELNSVIPCSVMLSGLCKTGRIEEAFSLFYRMQANGVRPDIVAYSIVIHGLCRLGELDLAIWLYDEMCAKRILPNSRTHGAMLLGLCRKGMILEARALLNSLISTGCTLDIILYNIVIDGYAKSGCIEEALELFRGVIESGITPNVATFNSLIHGYCKTQNIAEARKVLDVIKLYKLVPSAVSYTTLMNAYANCGDTERVDELRREMKANGISPTNFTYSVIIKGLCIGRKLEKYNQVLRDMASEGVTPDQITYNTVIQHLCRAKDLFRAFELLEEMKSRNLEPTPATYDILINGLCFYGYLKDAERFLCSLQERDVSLSKFAYTTVIKAHCVKGDPEMAVKLFLQVLDRGFDVSVRDYSAVINRLCRRELAKEAKFFFCLMLSRGVSPDLDICRVMIKSSDVLGWTIKAGLLP; encoded by the exons ATGATCTGCAGATGGATTGCATTCAATCCAAGCAAAATCTCCCGTGTCCTCTCTCCTTTCTCTTCCCTCTTCTCCACTaaactctcctcctcctccgtcgcGAAACTCGACGACGAGCCGCTTTCCGCAACCAATTTCACATCCGATCAGAGAGATTACTTCGGTCATGAGATTCTCTTCGGGATGAAGAAGATCGGGTTCCGTGAGTATCTCCACGGGGGTCAGTTTCGAAGCGTGGCTTCGGAGTTGAGGCAGGTCCATGTGGAAGAGATCATGTGTGAATTGATGGGTGAAAGTCCGGAtctttcggtttggtttttcaAAGAGCTGAAAGATGTTTATGGGTTTCGCCACTCGAGGCTCTCCTCGTTGTTGGTTTCTCATATCTTAGCTGGTCAAAGACGTTTCAAAGAGCTTCAAGTGGTTGTGGAAGAGCTCCTCCGAGAAGAAG GCTCTGGTTCAGCATCTTTGCTTTGTGAGCTTCTTCTCTCTACTAGCTTCAGGAAGTGGGAATCTACGAATGTAGTTTGGGATATGTTGTTGTTTCTCTCATCGAGATCCAAAATGGTTGATGATTCACTTTACATCCTGGAGAAGATGAGGGATCTGAACTTGAGTGTGTCTACACAAGCATacaattcaattttatataacttCAGAGAAACAGATAAGATGTGGGATGTGTACAAGGCCATCGAGTCTAAAAACGAGCACACGTACTCAACAATTGTAGATGGATTGTGCAGGCAGCAAAAGCTAGAAGACGCAGTTTCTTTCCTCAGGGATTCCGAGTGGAAAGACATTGGCCCCTCTGTAGTTTCTTTCAATAGTATAATGTCAGCTTACTGTAAATTAGGTTTTGTAGATACAGCCAAGTCGTTTCTCTGTACAGTTTTGAAATGCGGGTTGGTTCCTAGTGTACATAGCCACAACATACTCATCAACGGACTCTGTCTAGCTGGTTCAATCGGAGAAGCTTTAGAACTGGCTGGTGATATGAGTAAGCACGGAGTGGAGCCTGATACCGTGACGTACAATATCCTCGCGAAAGGGTTTCATCTCCTCGGTATGATCAAATGGGTTTGGGAGGTCATTCAACAGATGCTTGATAAAGGTTTGACTCCTGATGTTATTACATATACCATATTACTATGCGGTCATTGCCAGTTAGGGAACATTGACAAGGGCTTGAGACTGCTGAAGGATATGTTGTCGAGAGGGTTTGAGTTGAACAGTGTCATCCCTTGCAGTGTGATGCTCAGCGGTTTATGTAAAACAGGACGTATCGAAGAAGCTTTCTCCTTGTTCTATAGAATGCAAGCCAATGGGGTTAGACCTGATATCGTGgcgtattctattgtgattcaTGGCTTGTGTAGATTAGGAGAGCTTGATTTGGCTATTTGGCTTTACGACGAGATGTGTGCCAAAAGGATTCTTCCGAATTCTAGGACACATGGTGCTATGTTGCTTGGTCTATGTCGGAAAGGGATGATACTAGAGGCAAGAGCGCTTCTTAACTCTCTGATCTCAACCGGCTGCACACTTGATATCATCCTGTACAATATCGTTATTGATGGGTATGCAAAGTCTGGTTGCATTGAGGAGGCGTTGGAGCTATTCAGGGGAGTGATTGAGAGTGGGATAACTCCTAATGTTGCAACTTTCAATTCTTTGATTCACGGTTATTGCAAGACTCAGAACATAGCTGAGGCTAGAAAGGTCTTGGATGTCATCAAGTTGTATAAATTGGTTCCAAGCGCTGTGAGTTACACGACTCTGATGAATGCATATGCTAACTGTGGAGATACCGAAAGAGTAGACGAGTTGCGCCGTGAGATGAAAGCGAATGGGATCTCACCGACCAACTTCACATACTCTGTGATCATCAAAGGACTTTGCATAGGCCGGAAACTGGAGAAATACAACCAGGTACTGCGGGACATGGCTTCTGAAGGTGTAACTCCAGATCAGATCACTTACAATACAGTTATACAGCATCTATGCAGGGCTAAAGATTTGTTCAGAGCGTTTGAGTTGTTGGAAGAAATGAAATCTCGAAACCTTGAGCCTACGCCTGCCACTTATGACATTCTAATCAACGGCCTTTGTTTCTACGGTTACTTAAAGGATGCTGAGAGGTTTCTATGTTCGCTTCAGGAGAGGGATGTTAGTTTATCGAAATTTGCTTATACCACAGTGATCAAGGCGCATTGTGTAAAAGGTGATCCTGAAATGGCGGTGAAGTTGTTTCTTCAGGTGCTAGATAGAGGATTTGATGTTTCTGTCAGGGATTACAGTGCGGTGATCAATCGTCTGTGTAGGAGAGAATTGGCAAAGGAGGCTAAGTTCTTCTTCTGTCTAATGTTATCCAGGGGTGTTTCGCCTGATTTAGACATCTGCAGAGTGATGATCAAGTCATCAGATGTGCTTGGTTGGACAATTAAAGCAGGTTTGTTGCCTTGA
- the LOC106351274 gene encoding probable GMP synthase [glutamine-hydrolyzing] — protein MYKASPNRRTILEKSKSVREKETKQTSNFFAKHLKRIYPITLQRSTSSSFSLSSISLSLSQNSTDSSATDSTSTLEQRISLALGLISSPRRRETFVPKPIPRQQEQRLHEDFNSDEPKRCNWITKKSDEVYVTFHDQQWGVPVYDDNLLFEYLAMSGMLMDYNWTEILKRKELIREAFCEFDPNLVANMGEKEITEIASNKAIMLQESRVRCIVDNARCITKVVKEFGSFSSYMWGFMDYKPIINRFKYSRNVPLRSPKAEIISKDMIKRGFRFVGPVIVHSFMQAAGLTIDHLVDCFRHGDCISLAERPWRHI, from the exons ATGTACAAAGCAAGCCCTAATAGAAGAACCATCTTAGAGAAAAGTAAGAGTGTAAGAGAAAAGGAGACTAAGCAAACCTCAAATTTCTTTGCCAAACACCTAAAGAGGATATATCCGATCACGCTACAACGTagtacttcttcttctttctcactCTCTTCCATATCTCTATCACTCTCTCAAAACTCCACCGATTCCTCTGCCACGGATTCAACTTCCACGTTAGAGCAAAGGATCTCTCTAGCACTCGGTTTAATATCATCTCCTCGTAGAAGAGAAACATTTGTTCCTAAACCTATTCCGCGACAACAAGAACAACGTCTACATGAGGATTTCAATAGTGATGAACCAAAGAGGTGTAATTGGATCACCAAGAAAAGTG ACGAAGTCTACGTAACGTTTCATGATCAGCAATGGGGAGTCCCTGTCTATGATGATAA CTTGCTTTTTGAGTACCTTGCCATGTCGGGAATGTTAATGGACTATAACTGGACTGAGATTTTAAAACGCAAAGAACTCATTAG AGAAGCATTTTGTGAGTTTGACCCAAATCTGGTGGCCAATATGGGAGAGAAAGAGATCACAGAGATTGCATCAAACAAAGCAATAATGCTACAAGAGAGTAGAGTCAGGTGTATAGTTGACAATGCCAGATGCATAACCAAG gtggtcaaggagtttggatcaTTTAGCAGCTACATGTGGGGGTTTATGGATTACAAACCGATTATTAACAGATTCAAATATTCAAGAAATGTACCACTGAGATCTCCCAAGGCTGAGATAATTAGCAAAGATATGATCAAACGAGGGTTTCGATTTGTCGGTCCAGTTATCGTACATTCTTTCATGCAAGCGGCAGGGTTAACAATTGATCACCTCGTTGATTGTTTTAGACATGGTGATTGTATAAGCCTCGCTGAGAGGCCATGGAGGCATATATGA
- the LOC106376245 gene encoding 14 kDa proline-rich protein DC2.15-like, translating to MASSSIALFLVFNLLFFTTISACGSCTPCGGGCPSPKPRPKPTPKPSPSSGMGKCPKDTLQLGVCANVLNGLLDLTLGKPPVEPCCSLIQGLADVEAAVCLCTALKANVLGINLNLPISLSLLLNVCSKQVPPGFQC from the coding sequence ATGGCTTCAAGCTCCATAGCTCTTTTCTTAGTTTTCAATCTCCTCTTCTTCACAACAATCTCCGCATGCGGTAGCTGCACCCCTTGCGGAGGAGGTTGCCCCTCTCCCAAGCCAAGGCCAAAGCCAACTCCTAAACCAAGCCCTAGCTCTGGCATGGGAAAGTGCCCTAAAGATACACTCCAGCTCGGTGTCTGCGCCAATGTGCTCAACGGTCTCCTCGACTTGACCCTTGGCAAGCCACCGGTTGAACCATGCTGCAGCCTCATCCAAGGACTCGCTGATGTTGAAGCAGCCGTTTGTCTCTGCACCGCTCTTAAGGCCAACGTTCTTGGAATCAACTTGAACCTTCCAATCTCTCTAAGTCTTCTCCTCAATGTTTGCAGCAAACAAGTTCCTCCTGGCTTTCAGTGCTAA
- the LOC106351272 gene encoding uncharacterized protein LOC106351272 → MNDLQSQSDKMFMDKKVSACDLQEIVVCNCKEPTQIVVKDICVDEGVPMVQEKFLFNKEENVKVEDNKPEECADTKDVMELVVTGDEVGCEKPPPEDALAESESVSNKALTLRDIISMEDSNKPLNNVNTYEPEGDLGRDIEQRKTVEKKSVSWRYLPSETVEPENQRLNNVHVEDSYDHHHLFSSYEFGARSFSEAAESGLAHITYSGPISISESLSARSDGSTVSANSFAFPVLQGEWNSSPARMVRAKKRQEKGWRHYSLICCRFCRSRVP, encoded by the exons atgaatgatctacaaAGCCAAAGCGACAAAATGTTTATGGACAAGAAAGTATCAGCATGCGACTTACAAGAGATCGTAGTTTGCAACTGCAAGGAGCCTACTCAAATCGTGGTCAAAGATATATGTGTGGATGAGGGTGTGCCTATGGTGCAGGAGAAGTTCTTATTCAACAAGGAAGAAAATGTCAAAGTAGAAGACAACAAGCCTGAAGAATGTGCTGACACTAAAGATGTCATGGAGTTGGTTGTGACTGGAGATGAAGTTGGTTGCGAGAAACCGCCACCTGAAGATGCATTAGCTGAATCAGAAAGTGTCTCTAACAAGGCTTTAACCTTGAGAGATATTATATCAATGGAGGATTCTAATAAACCTCTTAACAATGTCAACACTTATGAGCCTGAAGGAGACCTAGGCCGTGACATAGAACAGAGGAAAACAGTGGAGAAAAAATCAGTTAGCTGGAGATATCTTCCCTCTGAAACGGTGGAACCAGAGAATCAACGACTAAACAATGTACACGTCGAGGACTCTTATGATCATCACCATCTCTTCTCAAGTTATGAGTTCGGTGCAAGAAGTTTCTCTGAAGCAGCAGAGTCAGGTTTAGCTCATATAACTTACTCTGGACCCATCTCAATCTCCGAAAGCCTCTCAGCTCGATCTGATGGAAGCACTGTCAGCGCAAATTCCTTCGCTTTCCCAGT ATTGCAAGGTGAATGGAACAGCAGTCCTGCAAGAATGGTGAGAGCTAAGAAGAGACAGGAGAAAGGATGGAGACATTACTCTCTTATCTGTTGTAGATTCTGCAGATCGAGGGTGCCTTAA
- the BNAA06G08700D gene encoding protein BIG GRAIN 1-like E produces MSENAGDSSAIKPNLKRNGSGELDVFEATRYFSDFNEPTMAEYSRIQVQKQNTVTELRQKRIHPETEDKLPEPRVVIVKPQEKEMKTRGGGGKKLTSFLNSLLRSAGLKKLKSKSKSTPEVESPRGERRRRHSCVVTVTTHAAASSPISGAGAWSTRRRSFDEKHVKGLGSKKSDQKLNMRFCESLCSDKKVEYKDRNGGEDGVNGGYESDSGSESDLFELDLFAKSKP; encoded by the coding sequence ATGTCGGAGAACGCTGGCGATTCTTCAGCCATCAAACCAAACCTCAAGAGGAATGGCTCCGGCGAACTTGACGTCTTTGAAGCCACTCGCTACTTCTCCGACTTCAACGAACCAACTATGGCCGAGTACTCGAGAATCCAGGTTCAGAAACAGAACACTGTTACAGAACTTCGACAGAAGAGAATACACCCTGAAACAGAGGATAAGCTCCCGGAACCTAGAGTCGTCATCGTGAAGCCGCaggagaaggagatgaagacACGTGGCGGCGGTGGGAAGAAGCTAACCAGCTTCTTGAACTCGCTTCTCCGTTCAGCAGGTCTGAAGAAGTTAAAGTCAAAGTCCAAGTCAACTCCAGAGGTGGAGAGTCCACGAGGAGaaaggaggaggaggcatagctGCGTGGTGACCGTGACCACAcacgccgcagcttcttctccGATCTCCGGTGCCGGCGCGTGGAGTACGCGCAGGAGAAGCTTTGATGAGAAACACGTGAAAGGTTTAGGTTCGAAGAAGAGTGATCAGAAGTTAAACATGAGGTTCTGTGAGAGTCTCTGCTCGGACAAGAAGGTTGAGTATAAAGATCGAAATGGAGGAGAGGATGGTGTAAATGGTGGATACGAGAGTGATTCAGGTTCTGAATCTGATCTTTTTGAATTGGACTTGTTTGCCAAATCAAAGCCTTAG